CCAGGCCCGCGCGGTGCTGGAGCAGGAAGTCCGGGCGCAGCGCGAGCACATCGCTCAACTGAACGAAGGCCTCGCGGACCGCGAGCAACTCCGCGCCCGTTTGGAGAAGCTCGAGACGGTGCACGACCGCATCCGTCAGCTGGAGGTCGAACTGAGTGATCGGGAAGCCACCCACCGCAGCGTGATCCAGCAGCTGGAACAGGCCCTCACAGAACGCGATCAACGAATCGAAGAACTTGTGCCGGCCACCCACCGCCTTCATGAAAAACAATCGGAGATCAAAGAATGGGAGAGAGCTCATGCGCGCACCGTAGAAGAACTTGAAGATGAAAGGTCCAAGCTCCTAGAGCACCGCGCCGCACAGGAACAACTCCGCGCGCAACACCTGCTCATCGAGCAACGTCTGCATGAACGAGATGAGCAGCTGGCGAGTCTCCACCGTGAGCTGCATGCGCTCCAAGCAGAGCGTCACGCTCTCGTCAACGAGGTGCGGAGTATTCCGGAGAAAGATGAGCACATCGATCGCTTGCAGCAACGCCTCAGAGACCTGCGCGTGGCCCTTCGCACGAAATCAGTTCCGGCAACCGTGGGGTCTCCTCAAGCTCGTCCGCAGAAAGCCAAGCTGAGTTTCCAAGAAGGATCATCCAGGGTGGGTAAGGACGCTCAGAAGGACGACCTGAAAAAGATCAATGGGATCGGGCCGGTATTTGCGCAGACCCTCAATAAGATGGGCACCTACACATTCATCCAAATTGCTCGTTGGAAACCGGAAGATATCGAGAAGATCGCCAAGAAACTCGAGACCGATCCTGAGCGCATTAAACGGGACAAATGGATCGCCGACGCCAAGGAGCAACACTACCGAAAGTACGGGGAACGGCTCTAGTAATTCGTTCACTCCGTCAAGCGCCTCCCTCGCCATCCCTTACGCCGTTTGACTTCCCTTCCCCATCTCCATAGAATCCTCCGCCATGGCTTCATCGTTCGTGCACCTTCATCTCCACACTCAGTTCAGTCTCCTCGACGGCGCAAATCAGATCGAGCCGCTGGTTCGGCGGATCAAATCCTTCGATCAGCCGGCGGTAGCCATGACCGACCATGGCAATATGTTCGGCGCGGTCGAGTTTTATCGCAAAGCCAAAGAGGTGGGCGTCAAGCCAATCATTGGTTGTGAAGCCTATATGGCCTTAGGAAGCCGACATGCCAAGAAGGACAGTGGGCTCGCGCATAACGATTACTACCACTTGATCCTCCTCGCGAGAAACCTTGCCGGCTATCAGAATCTCATCAAGCTCGTGAGTAAAGGATACCTCGAAGGGTTTTACTATAAACCACGGATTGATAAGGAATTACTAAAGTTACATCACGAGGGTATCATCGCCCTTTCCGGCTGTTTGAGCGGCGAAATTCCCTACTTGATCGGCCAAAACGACATGGCCGGCGCCATGACGGTGGCCGGTGAATTTCAGGAAATTTTCGGGAAGGATCAGTTCTATCTCGAGGTGCAGGCGAACGGACTCGATCATCAGCGCATCGCCAACGCCGGCCTCATGGAGATCCATAAGAAACTCGGGATCCCGTTGGCCGGCACCAACGATTGCCACTATCTGAAAAAGGAGGACTCGCGGCCGCATGAATTGATGTTGTGCCTGCAGACCGGCAAGACGGTGAGCGACCCGAACAGGATGAAATTCGACACGGATGAGCTGTATGTCAAATCGACGGAAGAAATCGCTCCGGCGTTCGCGGAATTTCCAGGCGCTGTGACGAACACCTGCCGCATTGCGGACCATTGCGAGCTCGATCTCCCGTTGAACAAGACCTATCTTCCACAATACCGAATTCCGGAAGGGTTCAAGGACCGGGAGTCCTATCTGGAACATCTCGCGCTCGCCGGGCTGAAGGAACGATTAAAAGAACGGCCCAGCCGGGTCGCGTCCGCCGTCTACGATCAGCGTCTCCGAGAAGAATTGATGGTGATCTGTTCGATGGGATTTGCCGGCTACTTTCTCATTGTCTGGGACATTATCCGTTTCGCTCGATCGAAGGGAATTCCGGTAGGGCCGGGGCGTGGTTCCGCCGCCGGCAGTCTCGTGGCCTATGCCCTGCGCATTACCGACCTTGACCCGCTCGTCTACACCCTGTTGTTCGAGCGGTTCTTGAATCCTGAACGCGTCTCGCTTCCCGATATCGATATGGATTTCTGCATGGACCGGCGCGGGGAAGTGATCAACTATGTGGTGGAGAAGTACGGCACCGATCATGTCGCGCAGATCATCACATTCGGGACACTCGGCGCCAAGGCGGCGATCCGCGATGTGGGCCGCGTGCTGGAGATGTCGTACGCGGATGCCGACAAGGTGGCCAAGCTCATTCCCAATCAATTGAATATCACGTTGCAACAGGCCGTGGAAACCGAGCCTCGCTTGCGTGAGCTGATGGACACGGACCCCAAGGTCAAGGAGCTGATGGCGAACGCGCAATCGCTCGAAGGCCTGGCCCGACATGCTTCGACCCATGCGGCCGGCGTCGTGATCTCCGAAGGACCGCTCACCGACCACGTGCCGCTCTATAAAGGCGCCAACGATGAAATCGTGACCCAGTACTCGATGGGAGACGTCGAGAAAATCGGGCTGGTCAAGTTCGATTTCCTCGGCCTGAAGACGCTCACGATGATTCGACGCGCCGAGACCTTGATCAATGAAACGCATCCCGATGCGCCGCCGCTCGTGATCGATCAGGTGCCGTTCGACGACCCAGCCACCTTTGCCCTTCTGAGCTCCGGAAAAACCACCGGGCTGTTCCAGCTGGAAAGCTCCGGCATGCGCGATCTGCTCACCGGGCTGAAACCGGACCGGTTCGAAGACATCATCGCCATTATCGCGCTGTATCGCCCCGGACCGA
The sequence above is drawn from the Candidatus Nitrospira nitrificans genome and encodes:
- the dnaE gene encoding DNA polymerase III subunit alpha, coding for MASSFVHLHLHTQFSLLDGANQIEPLVRRIKSFDQPAVAMTDHGNMFGAVEFYRKAKEVGVKPIIGCEAYMALGSRHAKKDSGLAHNDYYHLILLARNLAGYQNLIKLVSKGYLEGFYYKPRIDKELLKLHHEGIIALSGCLSGEIPYLIGQNDMAGAMTVAGEFQEIFGKDQFYLEVQANGLDHQRIANAGLMEIHKKLGIPLAGTNDCHYLKKEDSRPHELMLCLQTGKTVSDPNRMKFDTDELYVKSTEEIAPAFAEFPGAVTNTCRIADHCELDLPLNKTYLPQYRIPEGFKDRESYLEHLALAGLKERLKERPSRVASAVYDQRLREELMVICSMGFAGYFLIVWDIIRFARSKGIPVGPGRGSAAGSLVAYALRITDLDPLVYTLLFERFLNPERVSLPDIDMDFCMDRRGEVINYVVEKYGTDHVAQIITFGTLGAKAAIRDVGRVLEMSYADADKVAKLIPNQLNITLQQAVETEPRLRELMDTDPKVKELMANAQSLEGLARHASTHAAGVVISEGPLTDHVPLYKGANDEIVTQYSMGDVEKIGLVKFDFLGLKTLTMIRRAETLINETHPDAPPLVIDQVPFDDPATFALLSSGKTTGLFQLESSGMRDLLTGLKPDRFEDIIAIIALYRPGPMDLIPDFIKRKQGKVPITYELPELEPILKDTYGVIVYQEQVMAIANKMAGFSLGQADILRRAMGKKKPEEMEKLRVKFLDGAKHKNIPEKKADKLYELIQKFAGYGFNKSHAAAYAVVCYQTGYLKAHYPTEFMAALMTTDMGNQDKLVGYFTECRDLGIKVLGPDVNASQTHFAVAGGAIRFGLAAIKNVGEGAVESVLDVRTRTGPFGSFFDFCRRVDLHKANKRMLEGLIKAGAFDSTGAKRSQLMAVLDQAVEEGAAAQRERDLGQISIFGEELNGHATATALPNSPLPSIAEWDQAQRLKYERELTGFYISAHPLTRYEATLSALSTTTTVGLKDCGDGGEVKICGIIAAVKSMLTKKGDRMAYLTVEDLHGTTEVIVFPDLFRTAGELIAPERIVRITGTIDRGDKGTKIRGSKIEPLAEVQAQAIKRIRISLMDRPEVSQQLPRLRDVFLRHPGNTTISMLFRTDANWEAETNPLPNLTVSPSDHFMSEVEEVLGKGALSLLS